The genome window AAGTAATGTTGGTGGTTGTCGCCAGGATGTAGGGTGTGTTTGAAGGGGTTGTGAAAGGAGGGGGGCGGCAGTGAGAGAAAGAGGGGGATCGACGGTAATGAGATtgagggaggagagtgTGACGGTGTTCGTGCTGGGTGTTGTGCGTCACACACAATTCTTTGGGTGGGCTGGGTGGGTTGAGAGCTTTGAGAGCTTGTCAACTGGTGACCGTGACATTCAGGCACTCCTAACCTTCGCTTGGCAGCTATGCAGCTGGGTAAGTTTGAACAGCCCATACCAGCCATCCCATCAGACGTGCATCCATCCAGGATATCTATTAACTCAGAATGGCAGACACACAGGGAAGATGATGCAGCCGCCCCTCTTAATCCTAGCCAACTCTCATTCTGGTACTTACTTACTCCGACTTACGGCTTGACTTCAGAATCCTGATACCCACCATGGCTCGACCAGCTGCGACCAGACCTAGAGTACCCAAACACTTTCTTGGGTGATACAGCGTTGGTGCCGAATTTGTTGTGATGTATCAGGGCACTTTGGCGGGCGATCGGCCCCAATCCAACAAAACCAACAGGGGTAATACGGCAGCTCCAGGTTAGCCGACTGAGCACACCTGACGTTTTCGTTTGACAGAATGGTCCGCTTCCAACCATCCAACAGTGGACACGGGATACAGAAGGACTAGAGACAGGTGGGGCTGAGAATTGCTGCGGCTGGACTTCAATAAATAGCCTTGACAACGGCAAATAGCGCGGATTGCTGCTGAGCCTAACTTTGTTATTACCCAAAGGGGCAAGTGGGGTCATATGATGGACGTCGTGGACGATCTAATCAGATCGATGACGCCATTGTATGCTCAATTTCATTCCATCCAAGAAACACAACCTCCTAACTTGGATTAGAATAAGTGGAGGTGATAGGGAAAAGAACACGTCAATAGCCACGCGCACAGCCACACACAATATTTCCGTACAAGACCTTCTTAAACTCGCCCAGGCCTTTTCTGTcttcctcactctcacctCATCGCATTGACATGCCGACATGTTCAACATCGATGCTGAGCACTACGCTGACGGACTCGACTCAACTCACACCTGCGCTCACCGCGTCCCCCTCTTCTAccctcccttctcctcctccccctcctttCATCTTCgtctcctccccacccccatTCCACCCCCAAACAGCCTCTTTATTCACGTTTTACACCCAACTCCACTGGTGTACGACGGGGAAAGAGGGGCCAGATCTATACCTCTCTGCCCAGGCGCGCGCTGGCTTTAGTCGGCTGGCTCGTGACCACTTGTGACAAAGCGAGATATCTCGTCGCGTCCGCGGGTGGGGTGGGACATTTCTTGAGCTTTTCTCTGCTCTGCTCTTCATTTTTCTTCACGTCCAAGCGATCTGAAGGTATTTGAACGGCTCTGCGGGGCGGTGCACACTTGTGCTGGTGCGCGAGATGGAAAAATATTCGGGCAAGGTTCTCTTCGTACTGTTCCAATGCATGATCTAGATTCTACCGTTCTGCACCCGCCTCGGCTTACCTGGCCGCGTCTTACGTGGCCGGGTCCCACTCCTCGATAATGTCGTAGAACTGCTTGGCAAGGGCTGCCTGGGCAGCGCGCACCGTCTCGCCCTGCAGGGTGAGCGATGGCTGACCGCTCGCTTACCTTGGCAGCAGGAAGCTGACGGACGAAGAGATACTTGCGGCcggctgccgtcagctacGGAGTCGAGAAGAAAACTGGCATACACACCCATGATAGAGGCATTCGGCTCTCCTGAGAAGCTCTTTTCTGTGATCTTGCCGGCGTACGACGCTCCGCccgcctccttgaggatGGCCATGCCAGCCTGTGATGAGTGTGGGGCTCCCTTGTTTGGCTCTTACGCAGACGTCCCAAGGCCAgcactgccgtcagcttcGTATCCGAATGCCACCTGGCTCACGCCAATCTCCCAGTACGCATCGAGCTGCCCAGCGGCAACGAAGCAGATGTTGAGTGCAGCGCTGCCGaccgagcgcagcgagtGCACCATCTTGTGGCCGTCGCGCTTGTCGCCGGTCAGGCGCTTGAACGTATCAAGCTTGTTCGAGAGTGCGGGGTCCcggcgcgacgagccgTACTCGACTGCGAcactggggtcagctgaACGACAGATGAAGCAAGCTCACAGAGCTTCGCTGAGCGAGTCGAGCGAGCGCACGGCAGTGGGCAGCTTAATGCTCTCGTTCATGTACGCGCCGCGCCCCTCGGCACCAGTgtactgctgtcagcaGGGATGGGATGGAGCCCacaaggaggtcgaggaacgGGTTGTagatgacgccgaggacaggcacgccgccgacggcgaggccgatCGAGGTCGCGACCATGGGGAATCCGTGGATCTGTGTGAGCTATGGCATGCCGTGAGAAGGGAATCTCACGAAGTTAGTCGTGCCGTCAATGGGGCTGGCGTCAGGCGCtgtctcctcgtccactTACTCGACTAGTTGTCAGCTGCACATCAACTAGCAGAAGCTCACCAATCCACGTCGGGTCGCC of Cutaneotrichosporon cavernicola HIS019 DNA, chromosome: 4 contains these proteins:
- a CDS encoding uncharacterized protein (Inositol monophosphatase family), with translation MTVDLDAALKFAISIAKEAGQMMRDGQARRFSQDAKQEEKANSVDLVTECDQQVEKFLVAKIKAQYPDHKFIGEESYDGEQVTGDPTWIGDPIDGTTNFIHGFPMVATSIGLAVGGVPVLGVIYNPFLDLLYTGAEGRGAYMNESIKLPTAVRSLDSLSEALVAVEYGSSRRDPALSNKLDTFKRLTGDKRDGHKMVHSLRSVGSAALNICFVAAGQLDAYWEIGCWPWDVCAGMAILKEAGGASYAGKITEKSFSGEPNASIMAGRKYLFVRQLPAAKGETVRAAQAALAKQFYDIIEEWDPAT